The Croceicoccus marinus genome contains a region encoding:
- a CDS encoding Rossmann fold domain-containing protein has protein sequence MSDEAVLEIELAGADPLAAAAVFHQHHLPQAVALVAEGCRSIVLRFDHAEPKPHRWREEAIAALARAAAPARVNAVAPALAAPDEDAMRAAIAFLHANGGVTGQLLIAGTLGGG, from the coding sequence ATGAGCGACGAGGCCGTTCTGGAGATCGAGCTGGCCGGGGCCGATCCGCTCGCCGCCGCGGCCGTGTTCCACCAGCATCATCTGCCGCAGGCGGTCGCGCTGGTCGCCGAGGGGTGCCGGTCCATCGTGCTGCGCTTCGACCATGCCGAGCCCAAGCCCCATCGCTGGCGCGAGGAAGCGATCGCGGCGCTGGCGCGCGCGGCGGCCCCGGCGCGCGTCAATGCGGTCGCGCCCGCGTTGGCTGCGCCCGATGAGGACGCCATGCGCGCGGCCATCGCCTTCCTCCACGCCAATGGCGGAGTGACCGGTCAATTGCTGATTGCGGGAACGCTTGGCGGGGGCTGA
- a CDS encoding dihydroneopterin aldolase: protein MNDSLILEVEDLVVDVLTGIYSEETGKPQPLRISIAVELDMPGRFEPDTPLDASKNYMDLKFAATQALPPGVHFKLIEAVADHICDTLFVQDARVRWVQVKIVKLAIAEHDEKIGMTMKRHRR from the coding sequence ATGAACGATTCGCTGATCCTCGAGGTCGAAGACCTTGTCGTCGACGTGCTGACCGGCATCTATTCGGAAGAAACCGGCAAGCCCCAGCCGCTGCGCATCTCGATCGCGGTGGAGCTGGACATGCCTGGACGGTTCGAGCCGGATACGCCGCTCGACGCCAGCAAGAACTACATGGACCTGAAGTTCGCCGCGACGCAGGCCTTGCCGCCGGGCGTGCATTTCAAGCTGATCGAGGCGGTGGCCGACCATATCTGCGACACCCTGTTCGTGCAGGATGCGCGGGTGAGATGGGTGCAGGTCAAGATCGTCAAGCTGGCGATTGCCGAACATGACGAGAAGATCGGCATGACGATGAAGCGGCACCGCCGATGA
- a CDS encoding class I SAM-dependent methyltransferase gives MAQLGELPQLLIGEGWADYALLDSGDGRKFESYGPFRFIRPEPQAMWKPRLAEWDAHGEFVPGSDDDGGGRWHFSRPVPEEGWPLSWREISFTAQCTPFRHLGFFPDMAPVWDWMDAMLEGIEDAQTLNLFGYTGVGSLSLARRGTVAHVDASKKSVAQARDNAAASGMDDAPVRWLVDDAAKFAAREVRRERRYDGIILDPPKFGRGPKNETWRIEESLAPLIADCRQLLDGDSRFLFLTAYAVRMSSLSLAGLLDEQFAALPGRVEHGELAVREVPAPGTDSRRILPTAIFARWANDRGS, from the coding sequence ATGGCGCAGCTTGGCGAACTGCCCCAACTGCTGATCGGAGAGGGCTGGGCGGATTATGCCCTGCTCGACAGCGGGGATGGGCGGAAATTCGAAAGCTATGGCCCTTTTCGCTTCATCCGGCCCGAACCGCAGGCGATGTGGAAACCGCGCCTTGCCGAATGGGACGCGCATGGCGAATTCGTACCCGGCTCGGACGACGATGGCGGCGGGCGCTGGCACTTCTCAAGGCCCGTGCCCGAGGAGGGCTGGCCGCTCTCGTGGCGCGAGATATCTTTCACCGCGCAATGCACGCCGTTCCGCCATCTTGGCTTCTTTCCCGACATGGCGCCGGTCTGGGACTGGATGGACGCGATGCTGGAAGGCATCGAGGATGCGCAGACGCTGAACCTGTTCGGCTATACCGGCGTGGGTTCGCTGTCGCTCGCCCGGCGCGGGACGGTGGCGCATGTCGATGCCAGCAAGAAATCGGTGGCGCAGGCGCGTGACAACGCGGCGGCCAGCGGCATGGATGACGCGCCCGTCCGCTGGCTGGTCGACGACGCCGCCAAGTTCGCCGCGCGCGAGGTGCGCCGCGAGAGGCGCTATGACGGCATCATCCTCGACCCTCCCAAGTTCGGCCGCGGCCCCAAGAACGAGACATGGCGGATCGAGGAAAGCCTTGCCCCGCTGATCGCCGATTGCCGCCAGTTGCTGGACGGCGATTCGCGCTTCCTGTTCCTGACCGCCTATGCCGTGCGGATGAGCTCGCTGTCGCTGGCCGGCCTGCTTGACGAGCAATTCGCCGCCCTGCCGGGCCGGGTCGAACATGGCGAACTGGCCGTCCGCGAAGTGCCAGCGCCCGGCACCGATTCGCGCCGCATCCTGCCCACCGCCATTTTCGCGCGCTGGGCCAATGATCGAGGATCATGA
- the thrC gene encoding threonine synthase, whose product MDYISTRGSAAPLDFRSVTLAGLASDGGLYVPREWPRFSGDDIAAMAGLPYAELAAKVMQPFVGDCIAPERLLELTRQAYGRFAHKAVTPLVQFDERNWLLELFHGPTLAFKDVALQLLGLLFEEFLKGSDQHLTIVGATSGDTGSAAIDAVAGREKIDIFMLHPKGRVSEVQRRQMTSVIAPNVHNIALEDASFDDAQAMVKRMFADTDMTGRFRITAVNSINWARLMAQVVYYFAAAIQLGAPHRKTAFSVPTGNFGDVFAGHVAARMGLPIEKLIVATNVNDILHRALSSGDYSAHGVTPTDAPSMDIQVSSNFERLLFDAGGRDGAALAQQMRGFEGAKAMQLTNAQREGSASLFASARVDARQMSAAMRWAHDNCGAVIDPHTAIGLSAALEADLPRGVPVVTLATAAAAKFGPAVEAAIGVSPRLPPRLADLMDREEACTDLPGTYDAVAAFVAQHATPSPALAD is encoded by the coding sequence ATGGATTACATCAGCACCAGGGGCAGCGCCGCGCCGCTCGATTTCCGTTCGGTCACGCTTGCCGGCCTTGCCAGCGATGGCGGGCTTTACGTGCCGCGCGAATGGCCGCGCTTTTCCGGTGACGATATCGCTGCGATGGCCGGGCTTCCCTATGCCGAACTGGCTGCGAAAGTCATGCAGCCCTTCGTCGGCGACTGTATCGCGCCCGAACGGCTTCTTGAACTGACGCGCCAGGCCTATGGCCGCTTCGCGCACAAGGCGGTGACCCCGCTGGTCCAGTTCGACGAACGCAACTGGCTGCTCGAACTGTTCCACGGCCCGACGCTGGCGTTCAAGGACGTGGCGCTGCAGCTTCTGGGCCTGCTGTTCGAAGAGTTCCTGAAGGGCAGCGACCAGCACCTGACCATTGTCGGGGCGACCAGCGGCGATACCGGCAGCGCGGCGATCGACGCGGTGGCGGGGCGCGAGAAGATCGATATCTTCATGCTCCACCCCAAGGGCCGCGTCAGCGAGGTGCAGCGCCGCCAGATGACCAGCGTGATCGCGCCCAACGTGCACAATATCGCGCTGGAAGATGCCAGCTTCGACGACGCGCAGGCGATGGTGAAGCGCATGTTCGCCGATACCGACATGACCGGGCGGTTCCGCATCACCGCGGTCAATTCGATCAACTGGGCGCGGCTGATGGCGCAGGTCGTCTATTATTTCGCCGCCGCGATCCAGCTGGGCGCTCCGCATCGCAAGACGGCCTTCAGCGTGCCGACCGGCAATTTCGGCGATGTTTTCGCAGGCCATGTCGCCGCGCGCATGGGCCTGCCGATTGAAAAGCTGATCGTCGCGACCAATGTCAACGACATCCTCCACCGGGCGCTGTCGTCGGGGGATTATTCGGCGCACGGCGTCACGCCGACCGATGCGCCGTCGATGGACATCCAGGTATCCAGCAATTTCGAACGGCTGCTGTTCGATGCCGGCGGTCGCGACGGTGCGGCGCTGGCCCAGCAGATGCGCGGCTTCGAAGGGGCGAAGGCGATGCAGCTGACCAATGCCCAGCGCGAGGGATCGGCCAGCCTGTTCGCCAGCGCGCGCGTGGATGCCCGGCAGATGAGCGCGGCGATGCGCTGGGCGCATGACAATTGCGGCGCGGTGATCGATCCGCATACCGCCATCGGCCTATCGGCTGCGCTGGAAGCCGATCTGCCGCGCGGGGTGCCGGTCGTCACCCTTGCCACGGCGGCGGCGGCCAAGTTCGGCCCCGCGGTCGAGGCGGCCATCGGCGTGTCGCCCAGGCTGCCGCCGCGCCTTGCCGACCTGATGGACCGCGAGGAAGCCTGCACCGACCTGCCGGGCACCTATGACGCCGTGGCAGCATTCGTCGCGCAGCACGCAACACCCAGTCCCGCGCTCGCAGACTGA
- a CDS encoding SURF1 family protein, with product MMRRLPIIPTILVLAAVAVMIGLGVWQLQRASWKHELLTRYADAAQDDTAVAWPGASDQYDDLYYRRSSFTCAEVLGRDAIAGRNSDGEAGWVQIARCRTARGDPAAVQLGWTQDPQPISWNGGEVTGRITRYGEGIRLVADPPVEGLAANAAPDPRALPDNHIAYAFQWFFFAITALVIYFLALRRMQAKSAD from the coding sequence ATGATGCGCCGGCTACCCATCATTCCGACCATACTGGTGCTGGCGGCGGTCGCCGTCATGATCGGGCTGGGCGTATGGCAGCTGCAGCGTGCCAGCTGGAAGCATGAATTGCTGACCCGCTATGCGGATGCGGCACAGGACGATACCGCGGTGGCCTGGCCGGGGGCGTCCGATCAATATGACGATCTCTATTATCGGCGGTCCTCGTTCACCTGTGCCGAAGTGCTGGGCCGCGACGCGATCGCCGGCCGCAACAGCGATGGTGAGGCGGGCTGGGTCCAGATCGCCCGCTGTCGCACCGCCCGCGGCGATCCGGCGGCGGTGCAGCTGGGCTGGACGCAGGATCCCCAGCCCATAAGCTGGAACGGGGGCGAAGTGACCGGGCGGATCACGCGCTATGGCGAAGGCATAAGGCTGGTCGCCGACCCGCCGGTCGAGGGGCTTGCCGCCAATGCCGCGCCCGATCCGCGCGCATTGCCTGACAATCATATAGCCTATGCGTTCCAGTGGTTCTTTTTCGCGATCACCGCGCTTGTCATCTATTTTCTTGCGCTGCGGCGCATGCAGGCGAAATCGGCCGACTGA
- a CDS encoding DUF983 domain-containing protein: MTEPDRGEAGEPSSRADQGPDVGAALRGAVRGECPRCAAPTMFAGCFPGGWVRFASKCGSCGLNYDRFNVGDGPAAFLTLIIGTIITGLAIWFDLSADPPFWVHVILWVPLTVVMVLGGLRIAKGLLLIVEYHRDAREAGGRDPEA, encoded by the coding sequence TTGACCGAACCCGACCGCGGGGAGGCCGGGGAACCGTCCTCCCGCGCGGATCAGGGGCCGGATGTGGGCGCTGCGCTGCGCGGAGCCGTTCGCGGCGAATGTCCGCGCTGCGCCGCCCCCACTATGTTCGCGGGCTGCTTTCCCGGGGGCTGGGTCCGCTTCGCCTCGAAATGCGGCAGTTGCGGGCTGAACTATGACCGCTTCAATGTCGGCGATGGGCCCGCCGCGTTCCTGACGCTGATCATCGGCACGATCATCACCGGCCTTGCCATCTGGTTCGACCTGTCGGCCGATCCGCCGTTCTGGGTGCATGTCATCCTGTGGGTGCCCTTGACGGTGGTCATGGTGCTGGGCGGGCTGCGTATCGCCAAGGGGCTTCTTCTGATCGTCGAATACCACCGCGACGCCCGCGAAGCCGGTGGCCGCGACCCTGAGGCATGA
- a CDS encoding cytochrome c oxidase subunit 3 gives MAGTKNHDYHILPTDPWPFLTSFSALVMTTGLAFFMHDYPFGTYLLIAGVIGLIISMFSWFGNIIKEARAGDHTPVVQLHQRYGMILFIASEVMFFVGWFWAFFDFALFPSELVETVGGVWPPESIEAVMDPFDLPLLNTLILLCSGTTVTWAHHSLIHGDREGLKQGLWLTVILGVLFSMIQAYEYMHAPFPFGENTYGSVFYMATGFHGFHVIVGTIMLIVCLVRAYKGDFTPRQHFGFEAAAWYWHFVDVVWLFLFIAVYVWGGWGATIH, from the coding sequence ATGGCCGGCACCAAGAACCACGACTATCACATTCTGCCGACCGATCCCTGGCCGTTCCTGACGTCGTTCTCGGCGCTGGTGATGACGACGGGTCTCGCGTTCTTCATGCACGATTATCCGTTCGGCACCTATCTGCTGATCGCGGGCGTGATCGGGCTGATCATCTCGATGTTCAGCTGGTTCGGCAATATCATCAAGGAAGCACGCGCGGGCGATCACACGCCTGTCGTCCAGCTTCACCAGCGCTATGGCATGATCCTGTTCATCGCTTCGGAAGTGATGTTCTTCGTCGGCTGGTTCTGGGCCTTTTTCGATTTCGCGCTGTTCCCCAGCGAGCTGGTCGAAACGGTCGGCGGCGTCTGGCCGCCCGAGAGCATCGAGGCGGTCATGGATCCGTTCGACCTGCCGCTGCTCAACACGCTGATCCTGCTCTGCTCGGGCACCACGGTAACCTGGGCGCACCATTCGCTGATCCACGGCGACCGCGAGGGGCTGAAGCAGGGCCTGTGGCTCACCGTCATCCTGGGTGTGCTGTTCAGCATGATCCAGGCGTATGAATACATGCACGCGCCGTTCCCCTTCGGCGAGAACACCTATGGCTCGGTCTTCTACATGGCGACCGGCTTCCACGGCTTCCACGTCATCGTCGGCACCATCATGCTGATCGTGTGCCTCGTGCGCGCCTACAAGGGCGACTTCACGCCGCGCCAGCATTTCGGTTTCGAAGCGGCGGCGTGGTACTGGCACTTCGTCGACGTCGTGTGGCTGTTCCTGTTCATCGCCGTCTATGTGTGGGGCGGTTGGGGTGCGACCATCCATTGA
- a CDS encoding cytochrome c oxidase assembly protein, translating to MAQSIASPSGVHDKTQGSRNARTGLIFLGVALAMLALGYAAVPLYRMFCQVTGIDGTTQRASTAQAAQVQATGQRISVRFDGNVSNGLPWSFRPMQTTSNVMIGEKALAKYEAKNNSAREVTGTAVFNVSPVQAGKYFNKIECFCFTEQTLKPGQDVEMPVIYYVDPAILDDPDTKDIQQITLSYSFYESGRL from the coding sequence ATGGCCCAGAGCATCGCTTCTCCCTCCGGTGTGCACGATAAGACGCAGGGTTCGCGCAATGCGCGCACCGGGCTGATCTTCCTGGGCGTTGCGCTTGCGATGCTGGCGCTGGGCTACGCAGCGGTGCCGCTCTATCGGATGTTCTGCCAGGTAACCGGAATCGACGGCACGACCCAGCGCGCCAGCACGGCGCAGGCCGCCCAGGTCCAGGCCACCGGACAGCGCATCTCGGTGCGATTCGACGGCAATGTTTCGAACGGCCTGCCATGGTCGTTCCGCCCGATGCAGACGACCAGCAATGTCATGATCGGCGAAAAGGCGCTGGCCAAGTACGAGGCTAAGAACAACTCGGCGCGGGAAGTCACCGGGACGGCCGTGTTCAACGTCAGCCCGGTTCAGGCGGGCAAGTATTTCAACAAGATCGAATGCTTCTGCTTTACCGAGCAGACGCTGAAGCCGGGGCAGGACGTGGAAATGCCGGTGATCTATTACGTAGATCCGGCGATCCTCGACGATCCCGACACCAAGGACATCCAGCAGATCACGCTGAGCTACAGTTTCTACGAAAGCGGCCGGCTTTAG
- a CDS encoding heme o synthase, giving the protein MSPAEDTMKQAVTMPADWRDFVALTKPRVMSLVVFTAICGLLAAPGSIHPIIGFTAILCIALGAGGAAAINQWYEADIDAEMKRTAKRPIPAGRMDRETARDFAVALSAGSVVVMGLGVGWLAAALLAISIFYYAVVYTMWLKPRTPQNIVVGGGAGAFPPLIGWVAVTGDITLMPILLFAIIFMWTPPHFWALALFVKTDYARVGIPMMPVVAGEVSTRRQILAYAVMLAPIALAPFFVGGAGMVYAVSSAALSALFIALAIPVGLRRAQVGDAMKPEKRLFAYSILYLFILFGALVLDRLLAQAGVIA; this is encoded by the coding sequence ATGAGTCCAGCCGAAGACACGATGAAGCAGGCGGTCACGATGCCGGCCGACTGGCGCGATTTCGTCGCGCTGACCAAACCGCGCGTGATGAGCCTGGTGGTGTTCACGGCGATCTGCGGGCTGCTTGCGGCGCCCGGGTCCATCCACCCGATCATCGGCTTCACCGCGATCCTGTGCATCGCGCTGGGTGCGGGCGGCGCGGCGGCGATCAACCAATGGTACGAGGCCGACATCGATGCCGAGATGAAGCGCACTGCCAAGCGCCCGATCCCCGCGGGCCGCATGGACCGTGAAACCGCGCGCGACTTCGCGGTGGCGCTATCGGCGGGGTCGGTGGTCGTGATGGGCCTCGGCGTGGGCTGGCTTGCGGCTGCGCTCCTGGCCATATCGATCTTCTATTACGCGGTCGTCTATACGATGTGGCTGAAGCCGCGCACCCCGCAGAACATCGTGGTGGGCGGCGGTGCCGGGGCGTTTCCGCCGCTGATCGGCTGGGTGGCCGTGACCGGCGACATCACGCTGATGCCGATCCTCTTGTTCGCAATCATCTTCATGTGGACGCCGCCGCATTTCTGGGCGCTCGCCCTGTTTGTTAAGACCGATTATGCGCGCGTCGGCATCCCGATGATGCCGGTCGTCGCGGGCGAGGTTTCGACGCGTCGCCAGATCCTGGCCTATGCGGTCATGCTGGCTCCCATCGCGCTGGCGCCGTTCTTCGTGGGTGGGGCAGGGATGGTCTATGCGGTCTCGTCCGCTGCGCTGTCCGCGCTGTTCATCGCCCTGGCGATCCCGGTGGGCCTTCGCCGCGCGCAGGTTGGCGACGCGATGAAGCCCGAAAAGCGCCTGTTTGCCTATTCGATCCTGTATCTCTTCATCCTGTTCGGGGCGCTGGTCCTCGACCGGCTGCTCGCGCAGGCGGGGGTGATCGCATGA
- the ctaD gene encoding cytochrome c oxidase subunit I: protein MATTAPESFPVHEDAHHDAHADHKPAFFQRWFMSTNHKDIGTLYLIFSIFAAVIGGAISGIMRMELAEPGIQYLGAVHEFMGGAAGDFDGSLHLWNVLITAHGLIMVFFVVMPAMIGGFANWFVPIMIGAPDMAFPRMNNISFWLTFMGFCSLMMSAFLPGGTGMGAGTGWTVYAPLSTTGSPGPAVDFGIFALHLAGAGSIMGAINFITTIFNMRAPGMSLHKMPLFVWSVLVTAFLLLLALPVLAAAITMLLTDRNFNTTFFTPQGGGDPILYQHLFWFFGHPEVYIMILPGFGIISQIISTFSRKPVFGYLGMAYAMVAIGVVGFIVWAHHMYTVGLSVNEKMYFTAATMVIAVPTGVKIFSWIATMWGGSLRFASPMWWALGFIFLFTVGGVTGVVLANGGIDDNLHDSYYVVAHFHYVLSLGAVTAMFAGWFYWFPKMFGVWHSEFLAKLQFVVFFIGVNTLFFPMHFLGMNGMPRRYPDYTPAFELWNWVATRGYEIMAVSIVIFFANIVYSIVARKKAEANYWGEGATTLEWTLSSPPPFHQFETLPLIDDEAGHAH, encoded by the coding sequence ATGGCCACCACCGCCCCTGAAAGCTTCCCGGTCCACGAGGATGCGCATCACGACGCGCATGCGGACCACAAGCCGGCGTTCTTCCAGCGCTGGTTCATGTCGACGAACCACAAGGACATCGGCACTCTCTACCTGATCTTCTCGATCTTCGCGGCCGTCATCGGCGGCGCGATTTCGGGCATCATGCGCATGGAACTGGCCGAGCCGGGCATCCAGTACCTGGGCGCGGTCCACGAATTCATGGGCGGCGCGGCCGGCGACTTCGACGGTTCGCTGCATCTGTGGAACGTGCTGATCACGGCGCATGGCCTGATCATGGTGTTCTTCGTGGTCATGCCAGCCATGATCGGCGGATTTGCCAACTGGTTCGTCCCGATCATGATCGGCGCGCCCGACATGGCGTTCCCGCGCATGAACAACATCAGCTTCTGGCTGACCTTCATGGGTTTCTGCTCGCTGATGATGAGCGCGTTCCTGCCCGGCGGTACGGGCATGGGTGCGGGCACCGGCTGGACCGTCTATGCCCCGCTTTCGACCACGGGTTCGCCCGGACCGGCGGTGGACTTCGGTATCTTCGCGCTCCACCTTGCGGGTGCGGGCTCGATCATGGGCGCCATCAACTTCATCACCACCATCTTCAACATGCGCGCACCTGGCATGAGCCTGCACAAGATGCCGCTGTTCGTGTGGTCCGTGCTGGTCACCGCATTCCTGCTGCTGCTTGCGCTTCCGGTGCTGGCCGCTGCCATCACGATGCTGCTGACCGACCGCAACTTCAACACCACCTTCTTCACCCCGCAGGGTGGCGGTGACCCGATCCTCTACCAGCACCTGTTCTGGTTCTTCGGCCACCCCGAAGTGTACATCATGATCCTGCCGGGCTTCGGCATCATCTCGCAGATCATCTCGACCTTCAGCCGCAAGCCGGTGTTCGGCTACCTCGGCATGGCTTATGCCATGGTCGCGATCGGCGTCGTCGGCTTCATCGTGTGGGCGCACCACATGTACACCGTCGGCCTGTCGGTGAACGAGAAGATGTATTTCACGGCGGCGACCATGGTCATCGCGGTGCCGACCGGCGTGAAGATCTTCAGCTGGATCGCCACGATGTGGGGCGGATCGCTGCGCTTCGCCTCGCCGATGTGGTGGGCGCTGGGCTTCATCTTCCTGTTCACTGTTGGCGGCGTGACCGGCGTGGTGCTGGCCAATGGCGGCATCGACGACAATCTGCACGACAGCTATTACGTGGTGGCGCACTTCCACTACGTGCTGTCGCTGGGCGCCGTGACCGCGATGTTCGCCGGCTGGTTCTACTGGTTCCCCAAGATGTTCGGTGTCTGGCACTCCGAATTCCTGGCAAAGCTGCAGTTCGTGGTGTTCTTCATCGGCGTGAACACTCTGTTCTTCCCGATGCACTTCCTGGGCATGAACGGCATGCCGCGTCGCTACCCCGACTACACCCCGGCCTTCGAGCTGTGGAACTGGGTCGCGACCCGCGGTTACGAGATCATGGCTGTGAGCATCGTGATCTTCTTCGCCAATATCGTGTACTCGATAGTGGCGCGTAAGAAGGCGGAAGCTAACTATTGGGGCGAAGGTGCGACGACGCTGGAGTGGACTCTGTCCTCGCCTCCGCCGTTCCACCAGTTCGAGACGCTGCCGCTGATCGACGACGAGGCTGGCCACGCTCACTGA
- the coxB gene encoding cytochrome c oxidase subunit II: MGIRRAAEFASLAGAMLMVSAGTAWAAATEATALPEDAVVGGYVPMQPTEGKGMPTPGAIGFQTQYSPIGEYGQWMHNWVLLPIIAAISLLVLFLLIWVMGRYRAKANPNPSRTSHNTVIEVIWTLLPVLVLLGIAVPSMRLLANQYETAPEGAFTVKVTGYQWYWGYTYPDYGGFEVISNMLPEDEALAAGEPTQLAVDKRMVVPAGVPIRIQTIGADVIHSFAIPSLWFKLDAVPGRLNEKVIFIKEPGVYYGQCMELCGARHAFMPIAVEALPMAEFEQWVLEQPGGTLGAETETELEVPTQQPESAIPGAAGAPRPDSALEEDVDAAEPATTEA, translated from the coding sequence ATGGGAATCCGCCGCGCAGCCGAATTCGCCAGCCTGGCAGGCGCCATGCTGATGGTTTCGGCCGGCACCGCATGGGCCGCCGCCACCGAAGCCACCGCGCTGCCGGAAGACGCCGTCGTGGGCGGTTACGTCCCGATGCAGCCGACCGAGGGCAAGGGCATGCCCACGCCCGGCGCGATCGGTTTCCAGACGCAATATTCGCCGATCGGCGAATATGGCCAGTGGATGCACAACTGGGTGCTGCTGCCGATCATCGCGGCGATCAGCCTGCTGGTGCTGTTCCTGCTGATCTGGGTGATGGGCCGCTATCGCGCCAAGGCCAATCCCAATCCCTCGCGCACCAGCCACAACACGGTGATCGAGGTTATCTGGACGCTGCTGCCGGTGCTGGTACTGCTGGGCATCGCGGTGCCGTCGATGCGGCTTCTCGCCAACCAGTACGAAACCGCCCCTGAAGGCGCGTTCACCGTCAAGGTCACCGGCTACCAGTGGTACTGGGGCTATACCTATCCCGATTACGGCGGGTTCGAGGTCATCTCGAACATGCTGCCCGAGGACGAGGCGCTGGCCGCCGGCGAGCCGACCCAGCTGGCGGTCGACAAGCGTATGGTCGTTCCGGCGGGTGTTCCGATCCGGATCCAGACGATCGGCGCCGACGTGATCCACTCGTTCGCGATTCCCTCGCTCTGGTTCAAGCTGGACGCCGTTCCGGGCCGCCTGAACGAGAAGGTGATCTTCATCAAGGAGCCGGGCGTCTATTACGGCCAGTGCATGGAACTGTGCGGCGCCCGTCATGCCTTCATGCCGATCGCGGTAGAGGCACTGCCGATGGCAGAGTTCGAACAGTGGGTGCTGGAACAGCCGGGCGGCACGCTGGGGGCAGAGACCGAGACCGAGCTCGAGGTTCCGACCCAGCAGCCCGAATCGGCCATTCCCGGAGCGGCGGGTGCTCCCCGCCCCGACAGCGCACTCGAGGAAGACGTCGATGCCGCCGAACCGGCAACGACCGAAGCCTGA
- the pyrE gene encoding orotate phosphoribosyltransferase, with product MTEDEVLSEFRAAGALLEGHFLLSSGRHSAHYLQCARVLMNPNRAGRLAVALASALPRELRSRIDKVVSPAMGGIIIGHEMGRALQVDAIFVERPTGTFELRRGFDIQPGERILMVEDVVTTGLSSREAISAVEGAGGKVVGICSLVDRSGGQVEFDIPYHALVSLSFPTYAEDELPDDLAAVPVEKPGSRKKP from the coding sequence ATGACCGAAGACGAAGTCCTGTCGGAATTTCGCGCCGCCGGCGCCCTGCTCGAAGGGCACTTCCTGCTCTCGTCGGGCAGGCACAGCGCGCATTATCTTCAATGCGCGCGCGTTCTGATGAACCCGAACCGCGCGGGCAGGCTGGCGGTGGCTCTTGCTTCCGCGCTTCCGCGCGAACTGCGGAGCAGGATCGACAAGGTCGTGTCGCCCGCGATGGGCGGCATCATCATCGGGCACGAAATGGGGCGCGCGCTGCAGGTCGACGCCATATTCGTGGAACGCCCGACCGGGACCTTCGAACTGCGCCGCGGTTTCGACATCCAGCCGGGCGAAAGAATCCTGATGGTCGAGGATGTTGTCACCACCGGCCTTTCCAGCCGCGAGGCGATCAGCGCGGTCGAGGGTGCGGGCGGCAAGGTCGTGGGCATCTGCTCGCTGGTCGACCGTTCGGGCGGGCAGGTCGAATTCGACATTCCCTATCACGCGCTCGTCTCGCTCTCTTTCCCGACCTATGCGGAAGACGAGCTGCCGGACGATCTGGCCGCGGTGCCGGTGGAAAAGCCCGGCAGCCGCAAGAAGCCCTGA
- a CDS encoding pyridoxine 5'-phosphate synthase: protein MQTSRLRLGVNIDHVATIRNARGGDHPDPVRAAEIVASVGGDGITAHLREDRRHIRDGDLSRIQSATGLPLNLEMAATDEMLAIALSHAPHAACIVPEKREERTTEGGLDAAGQHNRLAPIVTRLSDAGIRVSLFIEPEERQLDAALRLGVPVVEFHTGEYAHATGPERARELKRIADMAALAAKNGIEPHAGHGLTYDNVQPIAAIPQLAELNIGHYLIGEAVFVGLETAVRRMRDLMDEAR from the coding sequence GTGCAAACCTCTCGCCTTCGCCTGGGCGTGAACATCGATCACGTCGCCACCATCCGCAACGCGCGCGGCGGGGATCATCCCGATCCGGTCCGCGCGGCCGAGATCGTGGCCTCGGTCGGCGGTGACGGGATCACCGCCCATCTGCGCGAGGATCGCCGCCATATCCGCGACGGCGACCTGTCGCGCATCCAGTCCGCGACCGGCCTCCCACTCAACCTCGAGATGGCGGCGACCGACGAGATGCTGGCGATCGCCCTCTCCCATGCGCCGCACGCGGCCTGCATCGTGCCGGAAAAGCGCGAGGAGCGGACGACCGAGGGCGGGCTGGACGCCGCCGGGCAGCACAACCGGCTGGCGCCGATCGTCACGCGGCTGTCTGATGCGGGCATTCGCGTGTCGCTGTTCATCGAGCCCGAGGAACGCCAGCTTGATGCGGCGCTGAGGCTGGGCGTGCCGGTCGTTGAATTCCACACCGGCGAATATGCGCATGCGACCGGCCCGGAACGCGCGCGCGAGTTGAAGCGTATAGCCGACATGGCGGCGCTGGCGGCAAAGAACGGGATCGAGCCGCACGCGGGTCACGGGCTGACCTATGACAATGTGCAGCCGATCGCCGCGATCCCGCAGCTCGCCGAGCTGAACATCGGGCATTATTTGATCGGAGAGGCCGTGTTCGTCGGGCTGGAAACCGCGGTGCGCCGCATGCGGGACCTGATGGATGAAGCGCGCTAG